A window of Halovivax gelatinilyticus genomic DNA:
GCCGAATCCGTAGGCCGCCTCGATGACGACGGCCTCCTCGAACCCGGTGTCGGGGTCGATCGTAAAGAGGACGCCCGACGACGCCAGATCGGCTCGCCCCATCTTCTGGACCGCACAGGCGAGTTTCACATCGAAGTGATCGAAGTCGTTGTTCTCCCGGTAGACGATCGCTCGATCGGTGAACAGCGAGGCGAAACAGTTCGTTATCGAGTCGATCAGTTCCGTCTCGCCCGACACGTTGAGGTACGTTTCCTGCTGGCCTGCGAAGGAGGCGGTCGGGAGATCCTCTGCGGTCGCCGAACTCCTGACGGCGACGTCGGGATCGTCGATCCCCAACCTGGCTGCGAGTTCGTCGTAGCGTTCGACGATCTGCGATTCGAGGTCGGGCGGCATCGACGCGTCGGTGATCGTCCGTCTAATCCGCTCTCCGCGTCGACGGAGGTCAGACACGTCATCGACGTCCAGCCCGTCGAGTTGGGACGTGATCGCCTCCTGAATCCCCGTCTGTTCGACGTAGTAGTCGTACGCGTCGGCCGTCGTCGAAAATCCCGGCAACACCGGCACGTCGAGATCGGCGAGTTCACCCAGGTTGGCGCTCTTTCCGCCCACGACGTTCGTGTCCTCACCCCGTAGATCCTCTAACCACCGGATAAACGTGCGTTCGGTCATCGGCACTGGCCCGCACCACGCGGACGGTGATAAAACACCGACAGGAACCGTCACCGTCAGATCCGACCCCACGGCACGCAATTCGGCAGAACGAGACGCCGTCAAATACGGGTCGGATCGAACCGGATCTCCGTCGTGAAAGTAATCGGGGGGTGTCGACAGCCGGGCGTGCGAGCCCGTTCCGTCGTTCGATGATTCGATCGAAGCAGTGACGAGACCCGGAGAATATCACCGCTGCCCGGGTTGCGAAAGCCGCGTGGGTTGTACCTGGTGTGATGACCGACGACGTGTTCTCCCCACTCGAGATCCGAGAGACGACGATTCGAAACCGGTTCACCGTGTCCCCGATGTGTCAGTACTCCGTCGACGAACGGGATGGGCTGGCGACCGACTGGCACCGCGTCCACCTCGGCTCGCGCGCCGTCGGCGGCGCCGGCATCGTCTTCACCGAAGCCACCGCCGTCGAAGAACGCGGGCGCATCTCCCCCGAAGACCTCGGCATCTGGAGCGACGACCACCGCGATGCGCTCGCCCCCATCGCCTCGTTCATCGACTCTCACGGTGCGACGCCGGGAATCCAACTCGCACACGCCGGCCGAAAGGCATCGAAGACCCGGCCCTGGGAGGGTAATGAACCCCTCCAGCCCGGCGACGGCGGCTGGGAAACGGTGGCGCCGAGCGACGTTCCGTATCCGTACGATGGCGACCCGCCAGTGACGACGCGCCTCGACGCCGACGGGATCGCCGACGTCGTCGAATCGTTTCGCGCGGGGGCACGCCGCGCACGAGAAGCCGGCTTCGAGATCGCGGAAGTCCACGCGGCCCACGGCTATCTCCTCCACGAGTTTCTCTCACCGGTCACGAATCACCGCGACGACGAGTACGGCGGCAGCTTCCACAATCGCACCCGGATCCTCCGCGAGATTACCGACGCCGTTCGCGACGAGATGGGCGAGGACCGCCCAGTGTTCGTCCGGATCTCCGCGACCGACTGGCTCGACGACCGAGACTCGTGGGATATCGAGCAGTCCATTCGACTCGCAGACGACCTCTACGACGCCGGTGCCGACCTCATCGACGTCTCTTCGGGCGGCATCCACCCGGACCAGGACGTCGAGTGGATCGGACCGAACTACCAGCTCCGATTCGCCGAACGCATCCGAAACGAGTCCGAAAGCGACGTCACGGTCGCCACCGTCGGCGGCATCACGGCCGCCGAACAGGCCGACGCGATTATTCGAAACGACCGCGCAGACCTGGCCGTCATCGGCCGGACGTTTCTCAACGATCCCTACTTCCCGCTCCACGCCGCCGGTCAACTCGGCCGTGAGGACGCCGTCGACGTCCCGGTCCAGTACCAGCACGGATTCTAATTCCGCACGTCCTCAGTTTTGGCTGTTGACCGAACGATCGGTTGCTGTCAGAAACGATCCGAACGGTCATCGCTCGGCTACCATCGTCGAACCGACAACGTAGATCGGAGTCAGTAGCCGAGAACGCGGAGTACGACCCCGAGGATGACGCCGGAAAGGCCGACGATGATCCCGAGGCCAGGAATAACGGGAATCGGAAGGAGACCGATCCCGAGGATGATTGCGAGTACGATCACAACTGTCGAGATTCGAACCATAGACTATACCCTCGACACCGAGCCAAAGCATACCTGCTTGCTCCCTACACGGAACACCGATCGCAGGCAAAATAAACGAGAGCTGGATAGTCAGCGCGTGACGACAGTGCAATATCTTCACTCGATGAGTGAGACGGCTTTTTCGACGAGGCGGACGAGACCGCGACCGCGAGACTACGACGACGGTTCGCCCAGTAGGGCCTCAGCCATCCGTTCAGCGACGTACGCGACGGCGTTCGCGACGTGGAGAACGACGATCAGGGCAATGAGCCCGACCGCGAGCGCACCCAGCGCCTCCGGAAGCGAGTCGATCGACCAGACGACCGGATCATCGTTCAGCTCGCCGAACTCGACGGACGTGGGATATCGTATCGGCGCCGCGAGCAGTTGAACGGCGCTCACGAACGCGAACACCACCAAGAATCCGACGACGCCAATGAGGAACTTTAGCTGGACGAACCCGACGGCACGCCAGGTCGACGCCGCGTCGAGGTAGCTCCTGAGACCCGCGAACCGGCCGTCGGGCCGACTTATATCGTCGTACGCCGAGAGATCGACCCCGAGCAAGACGTTCGCGAGCGCCCGCTCGAAGCCGGCGACAGCCCTGAGACCGAAGAGAGTCGCGACGAGAATCACGATCCCAATCCCGACGACGAACAGTAAGAGCCCGAGCACGAGGCCGAACGTCAGGACGAACGCGTACAAGAACCCGAGCGGAACCGCGAGCAGGAGGTACAACAGGTTCTTGTACGTCTGGAGCTGGATGGGCGGCCCAAAGAGCGTGGCGACCGAATTCGATTCGGAACTGACCATGCGCGAAATTACTGACAGAAGGACATAAATGTGAATCAAAACGTCCAATCCGTTACGACGTTCCCCAGCGGTTGGACGATCCGTACGGTCGAGAAGTAGTCACGGACGAGCATGCGTGAAACGCGCGAATGCGTGGGAAAGACACGGGATTACAGCTAAACGGGTCCGGTTTCCCCGCTCGCCGAGCGGATCGCTTTGACGGACACCGTTACCGATCCATCGAACGAATCGATCGAGAGCGTTCCGGCGATATCGCACGCACCAGACGGGAACCCGACGGATTCGACCACGTCACCGTTCCAATCGATGAACGTGACACCGGCTCCCTGGCCAGGTATCCCTTTCCAGTGACTGTCGTCGCTGCCGAACCACTCCGCCGACACGATATCCACGTTCTCGATGAGAACAATCGGTTCGTCGTGACCCGAACCGTACGGGCCGAACCGGTCGAAATCCTCGACGAGCCCCGGTGTGAGAGTCGTCGGTTCGACTGTCGCGTCCACGTCGATCGAGGGTCGAAGATCTGCGGGATCGTACCGCGTTCGCAGCGTTTCGGTCAGTCGGCGTTTGAACGGGGCGAGGTTCGCTTCACTGACTCTGAACCCGGCCGCACCCGGATGCCCCCAGTACGTTTCGAGCAACTCGTCGCACGCCTCGTACAGTTCAAGGAGATCGATATCCGGCGCAGTGCGACCACCGCCTCTGTACCCCGTATCCGATCGGCGATACGTGATGACGGGTCGTTGCCACCGACTCGATACTTCGCTCATCGGGCCACCCCCGACGTACTGATCTGTCTCAACGAACACCACGTCAACGCTCGATGGATCGAGTTGCTCGTCGATACAGGCTTCGAGATGCGCGAGGCGCTCTGCTCGTTGCCGCCGTCGATCAGCCCGGTAGCCCTCGAGTCGATCAATGAGTTCCTCAATCTCACCAGCATCCTCTGCCAGCAACAATTCAAGCATCAACTCGCCAGACTCCGCCTCTTGAGCCGCGTTCAACAACGGCACCAGCGACCAGCCAATGTCTCGCATCGACTCGACACCGCAGTGATCGACCGTCTGGTCCAGTCCCGGAAGATCGCTCTCTGAAAGCCGAGAGAATCCTTCTCGAACGATTGCTCGATTCTCGACCGTCAACGGCATGTAATCACCGAGCGTCGCCACCGCGGCCAACGGTAACGCCATCTCGTGATACTCAGCGATTCGAAGCGGCGCACGCGCTTCCACGAACGCCTGCCCAACCTTCCACGCGAGCGCACCCGCCGCGAGATCCAGATTCGGATACTCACTATCAGCACGACGCGGATTCACACACGCAGACGCCGCAGGGAGCGTCGCCTCCGGATCGTGATGGTCGATCACGACGACATCCATCCCTGCATCGATCGCCTGGTCGATCGGATCGTGCGCCGTCGTCCCGCAATCAACCAGAACGAGCAACTCGACACCCTCCGAAACGAGCTCGGCCACGTGCTCCTCGCTCACGCCGTATCCGTCCCACTTCTCAGGAGCACGAGACACAGGCGACACACCCAGGTCCTCGAATACCGATGTGAGAATCGCCGATCCGGTAATTCCATCGACGTCTCGGTCACTAAACACCGCCACGAACTCGTCTCGCTCAACAGCCGCGTCCAGGCGAGAAACGATCGCGTCGATATCCGGTAACTGCGCAGGCGAATGAATCGCCTCCACCGCCGGGTCGAGCGCCCGCTCAGCCTCAACCGGATCCGTGTACCCGCGACTAACTAGAACCGACGCCAACACCGAAGAACAGTCCAACGACTCGGCCAGCGACTCAACTGTCCCGGGATCGAACTCCGGTTCAACCCACTCCGGTTCAACAGGCACCTCAACCATCTACGACAACAACTCGTCACTACAACTATATAATTGATGTAGCAACCCACCACGGCGGCCAGCAGCGCAGAAACGACTCAATGGCACTGTTGAAATGCTTGACCGGTGATGGATTCTAACGGCCGTGCTGAATACAGAGCGCGACTGGCCCACGAAATCTAGCTCAATTTGCGTGAGCGGTGACCGCTCAGTACAGGGCATTTAGTTATAGGACTGACCTATAAATTTCTCTGAAATTGAAAGGCCGGCCGCCGAACGGGTCGCTTATTTTTCACAATGAATATGTAAACTAGCGTTTAGGATTACTAGGGGCAAAGGGCATCCCTTGTTGATTTGCGCGGGGTGTTGCAGTATCGTTGTGTGAATTTTCAACATGGCTTCTGTAGTTAGATCCGGACCCCTTTTTCGTTTCCACATATCGTACATGTTCAAATTTCTTCAGATCTACCCAAAGGTATTGAACTGATCCCGAAGATGATTTTGTCATCTTATATACTTTTACATATCCCTTCCCTATAGCGCCCTCATTAACTTTAATATCCGAGTCAATTCGAGTGATCCGAACATTATCAGGTAGCTTTGGTAGTTCCTCCTTGAGCTCCCCCCATACAGTTTTGAAACCAGTAGTTTTCTTCTGGAGAGGTATGACAAATCCGCCACCTTGTTGAATTGACTTGATCTTCGCCATACCCCAGTGTTCGAAAGGAAATGACATATAAACTAGGTAATTTTTTACGTGGTTGATAATTAGTCTATACCATATTATCTCTAACAATACCCGATCTTTTTCATTTTCTCGGTGATAGAACGACTGCTGGTTAATACGTAAATCTACTGAACGGCTGATTCATTAGCTTCAATGTGAAACAAGCGAAGCTATCGTGCTGAATTATCCTCTATATTCAACAAGCGAGGCGTATCAATCTCAGAGGGGTTCAACGGAAGGAGATTCGATCTACACTACGACAGCGAGTTCCGGTTTGTGGCACACCCCAAGGAATCAGATGTCACCGATCAGCCTGGCTTGTGCAACGATCAACTCCGCGTTCTCTTCGGCGAACTCCTCGCCGCGCTCTTCAGCGACCGTATCGATCACTCGTTGTTCCTCGGGAGTACGATCCGGTTCCTCCCACTCATACCATCGAATTAATGACAGAGTATCTTAAAATCCGGGGCAAGGGTAGTATTCGCAGTCCGCCTGCATCTCCAGCGACTTTTCTTCGTACTCAGTCAAACGATTCCGAGACGGAAAGCAAGTCAAAAGTCGCGCCTCGACCGGTTCTCGAAATAGGGACTCGGCGTTACCGAACGCTGAGTTCTTCGTACGATTCAACGATTGACAGGTCACTCTGCAGTTTCGCCTCCAGTTTCGGGCTGCGCGCGTCTACCTTGACGCGTTCATGTTGCCAGTCCAGTTCATCTTTGCCGCGCCACACCCCATACACCGTCGCACCCGGCACCTCGATCACTCCGAACACGATGGCTAACAGGTACAGTAACCGTTCGATTTCCCGCCAGGACGCGGTCGTCTTTCTCGGGAACTCACCAGGGAAATCAACCCGTTGGCCGAGCATTCGATGCGCTCGAGCGTCTTCGACGAAGTTCCGATCGTTACTGAACAGCACGATATCGCTTCGATTCTCGCGGTCGTACTCGTCGTACGCGTCGATGATGGCCGCATCACCCCGATCACTTTGCACCTCGACCGCTTGTTCGATATCACGGATCCGGCGATACGTGAGTAAACCGAGCCGACCGAGTCGCGCAGAACCCAGCGTTTGATTCCAGAACTCCTCGTACGACTCGCCAAACGCGTCGACGTACGGATCAGTGTTGTGGCACTTGTAATCCCAGTCCAACTCGTCGCGAACACCGGTGGCGAGAACGAATCCGTTGACATACCCGACACCGCTATCCGGGTCGTGCAACCCGAGCACCCGGTCAATCTGCCACGACATGAGATTCGTATCGAACCCAGCGAACACGGGCGAATGCCCAGCCATCAAATCCGGATCACCATACCGATCCAGGAACGTCTTGATCTCGTCCTGATTCGCCACGTCGAGAATCCCACTCGCCACCACCGTCTTCAGAAAGTCACTCGCAGACGGCAACTCCTTCGAAACGGCCTCACCGTGGGCTCGAGCGACCGCCTGCCTACTCGATTCGTACTCGTCCCCCTTCGTCACGAATCGAACCGTCGACGAATCATACCTATCGAGTTCAATCCGTAACAACTCACCGACATCGAGAGACGGGTGTTCGATCACG
This region includes:
- a CDS encoding NADH:flavin oxidoreductase/NADH oxidase produces the protein MTDDVFSPLEIRETTIRNRFTVSPMCQYSVDERDGLATDWHRVHLGSRAVGGAGIVFTEATAVEERGRISPEDLGIWSDDHRDALAPIASFIDSHGATPGIQLAHAGRKASKTRPWEGNEPLQPGDGGWETVAPSDVPYPYDGDPPVTTRLDADGIADVVESFRAGARRAREAGFEIAEVHAAHGYLLHEFLSPVTNHRDDEYGGSFHNRTRILREITDAVRDEMGEDRPVFVRISATDWLDDRDSWDIEQSIRLADDLYDAGADLIDVSSGGIHPDQDVEWIGPNYQLRFAERIRNESESDVTVATVGGITAAEQADAIIRNDRADLAVIGRTFLNDPYFPLHAAGQLGREDAVDVPVQYQHGF
- a CDS encoding sensor domain-containing protein; protein product: MVSSESNSVATLFGPPIQLQTYKNLLYLLLAVPLGFLYAFVLTFGLVLGLLLFVVGIGIVILVATLFGLRAVAGFERALANVLLGVDLSAYDDISRPDGRFAGLRSYLDAASTWRAVGFVQLKFLIGVVGFLVVFAFVSAVQLLAAPIRYPTSVEFGELNDDPVVWSIDSLPEALGALAVGLIALIVVLHVANAVAYVAERMAEALLGEPSS
- a CDS encoding single-stranded-DNA-specific exonuclease RecJ; amino-acid sequence: MVEVPVEPEWVEPEFDPGTVESLAESLDCSSVLASVLVSRGYTDPVEAERALDPAVEAIHSPAQLPDIDAIVSRLDAAVERDEFVAVFSDRDVDGITGSAILTSVFEDLGVSPVSRAPEKWDGYGVSEEHVAELVSEGVELLVLVDCGTTAHDPIDQAIDAGMDVVVIDHHDPEATLPAASACVNPRRADSEYPNLDLAAGALAWKVGQAFVEARAPLRIAEYHEMALPLAAVATLGDYMPLTVENRAIVREGFSRLSESDLPGLDQTVDHCGVESMRDIGWSLVPLLNAAQEAESGELMLELLLAEDAGEIEELIDRLEGYRADRRRQRAERLAHLEACIDEQLDPSSVDVVFVETDQYVGGGPMSEVSSRWQRPVITYRRSDTGYRGGGRTAPDIDLLELYEACDELLETYWGHPGAAGFRVSEANLAPFKRRLTETLRTRYDPADLRPSIDVDATVEPTTLTPGLVEDFDRFGPYGSGHDEPIVLIENVDIVSAEWFGSDDSHWKGIPGQGAGVTFIDWNGDVVESVGFPSGACDIAGTLSIDSFDGSVTVSVKAIRSASGETGPV